The following coding sequences lie in one Oncorhynchus kisutch isolate 150728-3 linkage group LG3, Okis_V2, whole genome shotgun sequence genomic window:
- the sncaip gene encoding synphilin-1 isoform X1, which produces MDAPEYLDLDEIDFTDDSVYSVTSLKNIPELSRRNDGQGEERQAPAINWSRGVSSHSGGGIKPTGIADVHSKFRPVKRVSPLKHQPETSDNESDNEAQAHNGEGSSKEEASDKTAAACEGQGFKAKSLGTGGALFGELEHYDLDMDEILDVPYIKSSQHVSTLPRVPHDKRTVGGGGNASDRCHGVKTSTLTHPESLASVTQYCMLSPVKWSDMRKLKSLDPDNHRPPAGGYDHSTPGSLSSSSASDMDKLLANRAYPETQAHKTGADTPGSSQALMFPLQGCAGSRQDSSKTWNGTRLHGECDDETKKSQNIINIIREGQISLLPHLAADNLELIQDEEGNNLLHISASQGHADCLQHLTSLMGEDCLNERNNHQLTPAGLGVKNGHLECVRWMVSETEAIAELSCSREHPSLIHYAARYGQEKVLLWLLQFMQEQAISLDEVDQYGNSAVHVAAQYGHLTCIQTLVEYGSNVTVQNQGGERPSQSAERQGHTTCARYLVVVETCMSLASQVVKLTKQLNEQATKTNALQNQVQLHLDPLKAEGTLPRSPSSHVPSVEAWPEMTLTAEGTPGDGHWILRQRSVDSDTVLRQLLGKDISDKVCTKEKLSLEFQEGSKAGPPSLNGANPGPLRRMGVVERRELKLARLKQIMQRSLSESDSDTYPPEEAKHGPPPGVRLERPSHLPIAESEEPVGSLHLGMKKHTSTTEHKSAFALSTSKSMDGYPSPTSDKSELDADGKPEAGGDFPDYNNGQKITTSPKSALKSPTSRRKTSQNLKLRVTFDEQVVHKTGPPESEPPKGAHSKEGAGGRTPTGSETVKRPFGTFRSLMESLSGNQNSNNNNVQTSPSVKQSSCGVSQGSPGRKTEVKTSPCGHSKGKSKASAV; this is translated from the exons ATGGATGCTCCTGAGTACTTGGATTTGGATGAGATTGACTTCACTGATGATTCAGTG TATTCTGTGACATCCTTGAAGAACATTCCAGAGCTGTCCAGAAGAAACGATGGTCAGGGAGAAGAAAGACAAG CCCCAGCCATCAACTGGAGCCGTGGTGTGTCGTCACATAGTGGCGGTGGAATCAAGCCGACCGGCATCGCCGACGTCCACAGCAAATTCCGGCCTGTGAAGAGGGTCTCGCCACTCAAACATCAACCGGAGACCTCTGACAACGAGAGTGACAACGAGGCTCAGGCTCACAATGGGGAAGGCAGCAGCAAAGAAGAAGCCTCAGACAAAACAGCTGCAGCCTGCGAAGGCCAGGGATTTAAAGCCAAGAGCCTGGGAACCGGAGGAGCTCTTTTTGGGGAGCTGGAGCACTACGACCTGGACATGGATGAGATACTGGACGTGCCTTACATtaaatccagccaacatgtctctaCTCTTCCCAGAGTTCCCCATGACAAAAGGACGGTGGGTGGCGGTGGCAACGCCAGTGACAGGTGCCATGGCGTTAAGACCTCCACACTTACCCACCCTGAGAGCCTTGCAAGTGTCACCCAGTACTGTATGCTTTCGCCCGTCAAATGGTCTGATATGAGGAAGTTGAAATCTCTGGACCCGGACAATCACCGGCCACCCGCTGGGGGCTATGACCACTCCACACCAGGATCACTTAGCAGTTCCTCTGCCTCAGACATGGATAAACTTTTAGCCAACAGGGCCTACCCAGAGACACAGGCACACAAGACAGGGGCTGACACCCCTGGGAGCAGCCAGGCTTTGATGTTCCCCCTCCAGGGCTGTGCTGGGTCTAGGCAGGACAGCAGTAAGACCTGGAACGGTACAAGACTGCACGGAGAGTGTGATGACGAGACCAAGAAATCCCAGAACATCATCAATATCATCCGAGAGGGGCAGATCTCTCTGTTG CCTCACCTGGCCGCTGATAACCTGGAGCTGATCCAGGACGAGGAGGGGAACAACCTGCTCCACATCTCTGCGTCCCAGGGCCACGCTGACTGCCTGCAGCACCTCACCTCCCTCATGGGAGAGGACTGCCTCAACGAGCGCAACAACCACCAGCTTACACCTGCTGGGCTCGGGGTGAAG aATGGCCATTTGGAGTGTGTGCGCTGGATGGTGAGTGAGACGGAGGCCATCGCCGAGCTAAGCTGTAGCCGAGAGCACCCCAGTCTCATCCACTACGCAGCCCGCTACGGACAG GAAAAGGTTCTGCTGTGGCTGCTCCAATTCATGCAAGAGCAAGCCATTTCTCTGGACGAAGTGGACCAGTACGGAAACAGTGCAGTGCATGTAGCTGCTCAGTACGGCCATCTCACTTGCATTCAG ACCCTGGTGGAGTACGGCTCCAACGTCACCGTGCAGAACCAGGGCGGCGAGAGGCCTTCCCAGAGCGCCGAACGGCAGGGCCACACCACCTGCGCCCGCtacctggtggtggtggagacGTGCATGTCGCTGGCCTCCCAGGTGGTCAAGCTCACCAAGCAGCTCAACGA ACAAGCAACAAAGACGAATGCTCTACAGAATCAAGTTCAGCTACACCTGGATCCCTTAAAAGCAGAGGGAACTTTGCCACGATCGCCCAG CTCCCATGTCCCGTCTGTGGAGGCGTGGCCTGAGATGACCCTGACCGCAGAGGGGACCCCCGGGGATGGCCACTGGATCCTGAGGCAGAGGAGCGTCGACTCAGACACTGTCCTGCGCCAACTACTGGGTAAAGACATCTCAGACAAGGTGTGCACCAAGGAGAAGCTGTCCCTGGAGTTCCAGGAGGGCTCCAAAGCGGGGCCTCCTAGTCTGAACGGGGCCAACCCTGGGCCCCTGCGCAGGATGGGGGTGGTGGAAAGACGGGAGCTGAAGCTGGCCAGACTCAAGCAGATCATGCAGCGCTCTCTCAGCGAGTCTGACTCGGACACCTACCCCCCTGAAGAGGCCAAACATGGCCCCCCCCCAGGGGTGCGCCTAGAGAGACCCAGCCACCTGCCCATTGCAGAGAGCGAGGAACCTGTCGGCAGCCTGCATCTGGGCATGAAGAAGCACACCTCGACCACCGAGCACAAGTCAGCTTTCGCCCTCAGCACCTCCAAGTCCATGGATGGATACCCCTCGCCCACATCGGACAAAAGCGAGCTTGACGCTGACGGGAAACCGGAGGCCGGTGGAGATTTCCCCGACTACAACAATGGACAAAAGATCACGACGAGCCCCAAAAGTGCACTCAAATCGCCTACCTCTCGAAGGAAGACCTCCCAGAACCTGAAACTGAGGGTGACCTTTGATGAGCAGGTGGTTCACAAGACGGGGCCACCAGAGAGTGAGCCGCCCAAGGGTGCCCACAGTAAAGAAGGAGCCGGAGGTAGGACTCCCACAGGGTCTGAGACGGTGAAGCGCCCGTTCGGGACATTCCGCTCCCTAATGGAATCACTGAGTGGAAATCAGAACAGCAACAATAATAATGTCCAAACCTCTCCCTCTGTCAAACAGTCAAGCTGTGGTGTGTCCCAGGGCTCGCCTGGCAGGAAAACTGAGGTTAAAACCAGTCCATGTGGGCACTCCAAGGGCAAGAGCAAAGCTAGTGCTGTTTAg
- the sncaip gene encoding synphilin-1 isoform X2 — protein sequence MDAPEYLDLDEIDFTDDSVNIPELSRRNDGQGEERQAPAINWSRGVSSHSGGGIKPTGIADVHSKFRPVKRVSPLKHQPETSDNESDNEAQAHNGEGSSKEEASDKTAAACEGQGFKAKSLGTGGALFGELEHYDLDMDEILDVPYIKSSQHVSTLPRVPHDKRTVGGGGNASDRCHGVKTSTLTHPESLASVTQYCMLSPVKWSDMRKLKSLDPDNHRPPAGGYDHSTPGSLSSSSASDMDKLLANRAYPETQAHKTGADTPGSSQALMFPLQGCAGSRQDSSKTWNGTRLHGECDDETKKSQNIINIIREGQISLLPHLAADNLELIQDEEGNNLLHISASQGHADCLQHLTSLMGEDCLNERNNHQLTPAGLGVKNGHLECVRWMVSETEAIAELSCSREHPSLIHYAARYGQEKVLLWLLQFMQEQAISLDEVDQYGNSAVHVAAQYGHLTCIQTLVEYGSNVTVQNQGGERPSQSAERQGHTTCARYLVVVETCMSLASQVVKLTKQLNEQATKTNALQNQVQLHLDPLKAEGTLPRSPSSHVPSVEAWPEMTLTAEGTPGDGHWILRQRSVDSDTVLRQLLGKDISDKVCTKEKLSLEFQEGSKAGPPSLNGANPGPLRRMGVVERRELKLARLKQIMQRSLSESDSDTYPPEEAKHGPPPGVRLERPSHLPIAESEEPVGSLHLGMKKHTSTTEHKSAFALSTSKSMDGYPSPTSDKSELDADGKPEAGGDFPDYNNGQKITTSPKSALKSPTSRRKTSQNLKLRVTFDEQVVHKTGPPESEPPKGAHSKEGAGGRTPTGSETVKRPFGTFRSLMESLSGNQNSNNNNVQTSPSVKQSSCGVSQGSPGRKTEVKTSPCGHSKGKSKASAV from the exons ATGGATGCTCCTGAGTACTTGGATTTGGATGAGATTGACTTCACTGATGATTCAGTG AACATTCCAGAGCTGTCCAGAAGAAACGATGGTCAGGGAGAAGAAAGACAAG CCCCAGCCATCAACTGGAGCCGTGGTGTGTCGTCACATAGTGGCGGTGGAATCAAGCCGACCGGCATCGCCGACGTCCACAGCAAATTCCGGCCTGTGAAGAGGGTCTCGCCACTCAAACATCAACCGGAGACCTCTGACAACGAGAGTGACAACGAGGCTCAGGCTCACAATGGGGAAGGCAGCAGCAAAGAAGAAGCCTCAGACAAAACAGCTGCAGCCTGCGAAGGCCAGGGATTTAAAGCCAAGAGCCTGGGAACCGGAGGAGCTCTTTTTGGGGAGCTGGAGCACTACGACCTGGACATGGATGAGATACTGGACGTGCCTTACATtaaatccagccaacatgtctctaCTCTTCCCAGAGTTCCCCATGACAAAAGGACGGTGGGTGGCGGTGGCAACGCCAGTGACAGGTGCCATGGCGTTAAGACCTCCACACTTACCCACCCTGAGAGCCTTGCAAGTGTCACCCAGTACTGTATGCTTTCGCCCGTCAAATGGTCTGATATGAGGAAGTTGAAATCTCTGGACCCGGACAATCACCGGCCACCCGCTGGGGGCTATGACCACTCCACACCAGGATCACTTAGCAGTTCCTCTGCCTCAGACATGGATAAACTTTTAGCCAACAGGGCCTACCCAGAGACACAGGCACACAAGACAGGGGCTGACACCCCTGGGAGCAGCCAGGCTTTGATGTTCCCCCTCCAGGGCTGTGCTGGGTCTAGGCAGGACAGCAGTAAGACCTGGAACGGTACAAGACTGCACGGAGAGTGTGATGACGAGACCAAGAAATCCCAGAACATCATCAATATCATCCGAGAGGGGCAGATCTCTCTGTTG CCTCACCTGGCCGCTGATAACCTGGAGCTGATCCAGGACGAGGAGGGGAACAACCTGCTCCACATCTCTGCGTCCCAGGGCCACGCTGACTGCCTGCAGCACCTCACCTCCCTCATGGGAGAGGACTGCCTCAACGAGCGCAACAACCACCAGCTTACACCTGCTGGGCTCGGGGTGAAG aATGGCCATTTGGAGTGTGTGCGCTGGATGGTGAGTGAGACGGAGGCCATCGCCGAGCTAAGCTGTAGCCGAGAGCACCCCAGTCTCATCCACTACGCAGCCCGCTACGGACAG GAAAAGGTTCTGCTGTGGCTGCTCCAATTCATGCAAGAGCAAGCCATTTCTCTGGACGAAGTGGACCAGTACGGAAACAGTGCAGTGCATGTAGCTGCTCAGTACGGCCATCTCACTTGCATTCAG ACCCTGGTGGAGTACGGCTCCAACGTCACCGTGCAGAACCAGGGCGGCGAGAGGCCTTCCCAGAGCGCCGAACGGCAGGGCCACACCACCTGCGCCCGCtacctggtggtggtggagacGTGCATGTCGCTGGCCTCCCAGGTGGTCAAGCTCACCAAGCAGCTCAACGA ACAAGCAACAAAGACGAATGCTCTACAGAATCAAGTTCAGCTACACCTGGATCCCTTAAAAGCAGAGGGAACTTTGCCACGATCGCCCAG CTCCCATGTCCCGTCTGTGGAGGCGTGGCCTGAGATGACCCTGACCGCAGAGGGGACCCCCGGGGATGGCCACTGGATCCTGAGGCAGAGGAGCGTCGACTCAGACACTGTCCTGCGCCAACTACTGGGTAAAGACATCTCAGACAAGGTGTGCACCAAGGAGAAGCTGTCCCTGGAGTTCCAGGAGGGCTCCAAAGCGGGGCCTCCTAGTCTGAACGGGGCCAACCCTGGGCCCCTGCGCAGGATGGGGGTGGTGGAAAGACGGGAGCTGAAGCTGGCCAGACTCAAGCAGATCATGCAGCGCTCTCTCAGCGAGTCTGACTCGGACACCTACCCCCCTGAAGAGGCCAAACATGGCCCCCCCCCAGGGGTGCGCCTAGAGAGACCCAGCCACCTGCCCATTGCAGAGAGCGAGGAACCTGTCGGCAGCCTGCATCTGGGCATGAAGAAGCACACCTCGACCACCGAGCACAAGTCAGCTTTCGCCCTCAGCACCTCCAAGTCCATGGATGGATACCCCTCGCCCACATCGGACAAAAGCGAGCTTGACGCTGACGGGAAACCGGAGGCCGGTGGAGATTTCCCCGACTACAACAATGGACAAAAGATCACGACGAGCCCCAAAAGTGCACTCAAATCGCCTACCTCTCGAAGGAAGACCTCCCAGAACCTGAAACTGAGGGTGACCTTTGATGAGCAGGTGGTTCACAAGACGGGGCCACCAGAGAGTGAGCCGCCCAAGGGTGCCCACAGTAAAGAAGGAGCCGGAGGTAGGACTCCCACAGGGTCTGAGACGGTGAAGCGCCCGTTCGGGACATTCCGCTCCCTAATGGAATCACTGAGTGGAAATCAGAACAGCAACAATAATAATGTCCAAACCTCTCCCTCTGTCAAACAGTCAAGCTGTGGTGTGTCCCAGGGCTCGCCTGGCAGGAAAACTGAGGTTAAAACCAGTCCATGTGGGCACTCCAAGGGCAAGAGCAAAGCTAGTGCTGTTTAg